A genomic region of Colletotrichum destructivum chromosome 1, complete sequence contains the following coding sequences:
- a CDS encoding Putative NACHT nucleoside triphosphatase, WD40/YVTN repeat-like-containing domain superfamily: MSESYGTEVTNTVGSVTASGYARVHVGNYTGDTVIHNYNEPQRNRCLADLRLTDPRDEKTRIEDTKGGLLKGAYQWILDHEDFRRWRDDKQSRLLWIKGDAGKGKTMLLCGIIDDLSKSQGQSKPKFKNLWRPIRPQLLSFFFCQETSLNLNNATAVLRGLMYRLIDQQPPLIQHIEKAYEHIGKQLFEGDDAFYKLSRILASMLCDPLAKRCYLVVDALDECRRDQQQLLDFIMKSVSHYPAKWIVSSRNRLDIEPAMWLDDSRTRVSLELNEKHVTQALNTFINHRISKLPLLRSDTSTHKDVRREILSRAEGNFLWVDMVTRELQAVEPSRMLGILKEIPSGLMPFYDTMMAKVRNQSREHIQRCIQLLSMATVAYRPLTLQELRVLSKAHQNASREGDVRWLVDRCAAFLTIDQHGCVYLLHQSVKDYFTSSPNSILEASLAAIHHKMALQSIEEMQCTLRRNVYNLDYPGSQPPLGGPNPDPLASIRYSCLNWVNHLVDGTKNPQDFTDGGVVDRFLRSHLLHWLEALSLLRSLPNGILILSKLSALLQFNQEFFQLMKVTRDALRFLRSHIVGIQDSPLQVYSSALVFSPRKSVVRELFYEEEPRWLSMKPAVEDEWNACEQTLEGHGSWVSSVAFSPDGRQLASASWDKTVKLWDAATGQCQQTLEGHGSSVSSVAFSPDGRQLASASGDKTVKLWDAATGQCQRTLEGHSSWVESVVFSPDGRQLASASVDKTVKLWDAATGQCQRTLEGYRSSVSSVAFSPDGRQLASASGDDTVKLWDAATGQCQRTLEGHGSSVSSVAFSPDGRQLASASGDDTVKLWDAATGQCQRTLEGHSSWVESVVFSPDGRQLASASVDKTVKLWDAATGQCQRTLEGHGSSVSSVAFSPDGRQLASASGDDTVKLWDAATGQCQRTREGYGSSVSSVAFSPDGRQLASASGDDTVKLWDAATGQCQRTLEGHSSWVESVVFSPDGRQLASASVDKTVKLWDAATGQCQQTLEGHSSLRNVFEARIRQPSQGPYDRHHVLSQHGAWIKNRSHNILWLPPEYRAACHAVEGSRIAIGCQSGRVLLLNFALESY; encoded by the exons ATGAGCGAAAGCTATGGAACAGAAGTAACAAACACCGTCGGGAGCGTGACAGCCTCTGGCTACGCCCGAGTTCACGTGGGCAACTATACCGGCGACACCGTTATCCACAACTACAACGAACCTCAGCGCAACCGATGCCTCGCCGATCTGCGATTGACCGACCCTCGCGATGAAAAAACACGAATCGAAGATACTAAAGGCGGCCTCCTCAAGGGAGCATACCAATGGATCCTGGACCACGAGGACTtccgacgatggcgagatGACAAGCAAAGCCGGCTGCTCTGGATCAAGGGGGAtgccggcaagggcaagacgATGCTGCTATGTGGCATTATCGATGACCTATCCAAGTCGCAGGGGCAGTCGAAGCCAAAGTTCAAGAACCTCTGGCGCCCTATCCGTCCACAACTACtgtccttttttttctgccAAGAGACCAGTTTGAATCTCAATAACGCTACAGCTGTCCTACGAGGGCTGATGTACCGTTTGATTGACCAGCAGCCTCCCCTAATCCAGCACATTGAGAAAGCGTACGAACATATAGGAAAACAGCTtttcgagggcgacgatgcaTTTTACAAACTCTCGAGGATCCTTGCCAGCATGCTCTGCGACCCGTTGGCAAAGAGATGCTACCTGGTGGTCGATGCTTTGGACGAGTGTAGGCGAGATCAGCAACAACTCCTCGACTTCATCATGAAGAGTGTGTCTCATTACCCTGCGAAATGGATTGTGTCGAGCCGAAACCGACTAGACATTGAACCGGCCATGTGGCTTGACGACTCCCGGACACGAGTTAGCCTTGAGTTGAACGAGAAACATGTCACTCAAGCACTCAACACATTTATCAACCACAGAATCTCAAAGCTCCCATTATTAAGAAGCGATACGTCAACACATAAAGATGTCCGCCGCGAAATTCTATCCAGAGCCGAGGGAAACTTCCTCTGGGTCGATATGGTTACTCGAGAACTCCAAGCAGTTGAGCCATCAAGGATGCTAGGCATCCTGAAGGAAATACCGTCGGGTTTGATGCCTTTTTACGACACGATGATGGCAAAGGTTCGCAATCAATCACGGGAGCACATTCAGCGTTGTATCCAGTTACTCTCGATGGCAACCGTTGCTTACCGACCACTTACCTTGCAAGAGCTCAGAGTTCTATCAAAAGCACATCAAAACGCATCTCGCGAAGGTGATGTTAGGTGGCTAGTTGACAGGTGCGCCGCTTTTCTCACAATTGACCAACATGGATGCGTATATCTTCTCCATCAGTCGGTCAAAGACTACTTTACATCCTCGCCTAATTCGATTCTGGAAGCCTCTCTCGCTGCCATTCATCACAAGATGGCGTTGCAGTCAATAGAGGAGATGCAATGTACCTTACGACGGAACGTCTACAACTTGGATTATCCCGGGTCACAACCCCCATTAGGTGGCCCAAACCCAGATCCCCTCGCATCAATTCGGTACTCCTGCCTCAATTGGGTCAACCACCTTGTCGACGGGACTAAGAACCCTCAGGACTTCACTGACGGTGGGGTTGTTGATCGATTCCTGAGAAGCCATTTGCTTCACTGGCTAGAGGCTTTGAGTCTATTGAGAAGCCTGCCAAACGGGATCCTTATCTTATCAAAGCTTTCGGCTCTACTTCAA TTTAATCAAGAGTTCTTTCAACTAATGAAAGTTACCCGGGATGCATTACGCTTCCTAAGATCCCACATCGTCGGTATTCAAGACAGTCCCCTTCAAGTCTACAGCTCAGCCCTTGTATTCAGCCCAAGAAAGAGTGTAGTCAGAGAACTCTTCTACGAAGAGGAACCAAGGTGGCTATCCATGAAGCCAGCAGTGGAAGATGAATGGAATGCATGTGagcagacgctggagggccacGGCAGCTGGGTCAGCTCGGTGGCCTTTtcgccggatgggcgccagctggcctcggcctcttggGACAAaaccgtcaagctctgggacgcggccacgggccagtgccagcagacgctggagggccacGGCAGCTCGGTCAGCTCGGTGGCCTTTtcgccggatgggcgccagctggcctcggcctccggcgacaagaccgtcaagctctgggacgcggccacgggccagtgccagcggacgctggagggccacaGCAGCTGGGTCGAGTCGGTGGtcttctcgccggatgggcgccagctggcctcggcctccgtcgacaagaccgtcaagctctgggacgcggccacgggccagtgccagcgGACGCTGGAGGGCTACCGCAGCTCGGTCAGCTCGGTGGCCTTTtcgccggatgggcgccagctggcctcggcctccggcgacgacaccgtcaagctctgggacgcggccacgggccagtgccagcggacgctggagggccacGGCAGCTCGGTCAGCTCGGTGGCCTTTtcgccggatgggcgccagctggcctcggcctccggcgacgacaccgtcaagctctgggacgcggccacgggccagtgccagcggacgctggagggccacaGCAGCTGGGTCGAGTCGGTGGtcttctcgccggatgggcgccagctggcctcggcctccgtcgacaagaccgtcaagctctgggacgcggccacgggccagtgccagcggacgctggagggccacGGCAGCTCGGTCAGCTCGGTGGCCTTTtcgccggatgggcgccagctggcctcggcctccggcgacgacaccgtcaagctctgggacgcggccacgggccagtgccagcgGACGCGGGAGGGCTACGGCAGCTCGGTCAGCTCGGTGGCCTTTtcgccggatgggcgccagctagcctcggcctccggcgacgacaccgtcaagctctgggacgcggccacgggccagtgccagcggacgctggagggccacaGCAGCTGGGTCGAGTCGGTGGtcttctcgccggatgggcgccagctggcctcggcctccgtcgacaagaccgtcaagctctgggacgcggccacgggccagtgccagcagacgctggagggccatAGCAGCTTGAGAAACGTGTTCGAGGCAAGAATCCGGCAACCAAGTCAAGGGCCTTATGATCGGCATCATGTGCTCTCACAGCACGGCGCGTGGATTAAAAATCGCTCTCACAACATACTTTGGTTACCTCCAGAATACCGAGCGGCTTGTCACGCGGTAGAAGGATCCAGAATAGCTATTGGATGTCAGTCGGGCCGTGTGTTGCTTTTGAACTTTGCGTTAGAGAGTTATTAA